The following proteins are co-located in the Malassezia restricta chromosome II, complete sequence genome:
- a CDS encoding transitional endoplasmic reticulum ATPase, whose translation MVEGNKLVPQDDTKDTSLAILRNKKSPNRLFVEDATTDDNSVACLSPAKMEELGLFRGDTILIRGKKRRDTVLIVLTDEETEDSKIRLNRVARNNLRVKLGDLVNVHACHDIKYGKRIHVLPFDDSVEGLQGNLFDVYLKPYFLEAYRPVRKGDTFIVRGSMRAVEFKVIETDPAEFCIVAQDTVIHTEGEPVRREDEEANLADVGYDDIGGCRKQMAQIREMVELPLRHPQLFKSIGIKPPRGVLMFGPPGTGKTLMARAVANETGAFFFLINGPEIMSKMAGESESNLRKAFEEAEKNSPAIIFIDEIDSIAPKREKTNGEVERRVVSQLLTLMDGLKARSNIVVMAATNRPNSIDPALRRFGRFDREVDIGIPDPTGRLEVLRIHTKNMKLAEDVDLEQIASETHGYVGSDIASLCSEAAMQQIREKMDLIDLDEDSIDAEVLDSLGVTMENFRFALGVSNPSALRETVVEVPTTTWADIGGLDKVKQELQETVSYPVEHPEKFLKYGMSPSKGVLFYGPPGTGKTLLAKAIAHECQANFISIKGPELLTMWFGESEANVRDVFDKARAAAPCVMFFDELDSIAKSRGGSSGDAGGAGDRVINQILTEMDGMNAKKNVFVIGATNRPEQIDPAILRPGRLDQLIYIPLPNEASRLDILKATLKNSPVSPKVDLGFLAKHTHGFSGADLAEVCQRAAKIAIRESIEADRRREQERKERGDDVKMEEEGAAQELEDDPVPEITLAHFEDSMRFARRSVSDADIRRYEMFASTMQQSRGTMGASFRFPEGGIDDSSPSGASTQQVATAAPGAAPAPAAFGNDDADDDLYA comes from the exons ATGGTGGAAGGCAACAAGTTGGTTCCTCAAGATGACACGAAGGATACCTCTCTGGCCATCCTGAGAAATAAGAAGT CTCCAAATCGTCTCTTTGTAGAAGACGCCACAACAGACGACAACTCTGTGGCGTGCTTGTCGCCAGCCAAGATGGAGGAACTTGGCCTATTCCGTGGCGACACTATTCTAATTCGTGGAAAGAAACGTCGTGACACAGTTCTCATCGTCCTGACGGACGAGGAGACAGAGGACTCGAAAATCCGTCTGAACCGTGTGGCGCGCAACAATCTCCGCGTTAAGCTTGGTGATCTAGTCAACGTTCATGCATGCCATGATATCAAATACGGTAAGCGCATTCATGTCCTTCCCTTCGATGACAGCGTTGAGGGCCTGCAAGGTAACCTATTCGACGTGTACTTGAAGCCTTACTTCCTCGAAGCATACCGACCAGTGCGCAAAGGTGATACTTTTATTGTGCGTGGAAGCATGCGTGCAGTGGAGTTTAAGGTGATTGAAACAGACCCCGCGGAGTTCTGTATCGTGGCACAGGACACTGTGATTCACACTGAGGGTGAACCAGTGCGTCGTGAAGATGAAGAGGCCAACCTTGCTGATGTCGGCTATGACGATATTGGTGGCTGCCGTAAACAAATGGCACAAATTCGCGAGATGGTTGAGCTCCCTCTTCGTCACCCCCAGCTTTTCAAAAGTATTGGTATTAAGCCGCCGCGTGGTGTTTTGATGTTTGGTCCTCCCGGTACAGGCAAGACGCTTATGGCGCGCGCAGTTGCGAACGAGACGGGTGCATTTTTCTTCCTCATCAACGGTCCTGAAATCATGAGCAAGATGGCTGGTGAAAGTGAGTCGAACTTGCGCAAGGCTTTCGAGGAAGCCGAGAAGAATTCGCCTGCGATCATCTTCATTGATGAGATCGACTCAATTGCTCCTAAGCGCGAGAAAACTAATGGTGAGGTTGAACGCCGCGTTGTCTCGCAGCTTCTAACGCTTATGGATGGTCTGAAGGCACGTTCGAACATCGTGGTCATGGCCGCGACGAATCGACCGAACTCCATCGACCCTGCACTTCGCCGCTTTGGTCGCTTTGACCGTGAGGTGGACATTGGTATTCCTGACCCCACAGGTCGTCTTGAAGTTCTCCGTATCCACACCAAGAACATGAAGCTCGCCGAGGACGTGGATCTCGAGCAAATTGCATCTGAGACCCACGGTTATGTTGGTTCGGACATTGCATCACTTTGCTCTGAGGCcgccatgcagcagatTCGCGAGAAGATGGATTTAATTGACCTCGATGAGGACTCAATCGACGCCGAAGTGCTCGACTCTCTTGGTGTAACAATGGAAAACTTCCGCTTTGCTCTAGGTGTATCGAATCCATCTGCTTTGCGCGAGACGGTGGTGGAAGTGCCGACAACTACATGGGCAGACATTGGTGGTCTCGACAAGGTCAAGCAAGAACTGCAAGAGACCGTGTCGTACCCTGTCGAGCACCCCGAAAAATTCCTCAAGTACGGCATGTCTCCTTCGAAGGGTGTGTTGTTCTATGGTCCTCCTGGTACTGGTAAAACGTTGCTGGCCAAGGCTATTGCCCACGAATGTCAGGCCAACTTCATCTCTATCAAGGGCCCAGAACTGTTGACCATGTGGTTTGGTGAGTCGGAAGCCAATGTGCGAGATGTTTTCGATAAggctcgtgcagctgcgcccTGTGTTATGTTCTTCGATGAGCTTGATTCCATTGCTAAGTCGCGCGGCGGCTCATCTGGTGAcgctggcggtgctggTGACCGCGTTATCAACCAGATTTTAACAGAAATGGACGGTATGAACGCAAAAAAGAATGTGTTTGTCATTGGCGCTACGAATCGTCCCGAACAGATCGATCCTGCCATCCTGCGTCCTGGTCGTCTTGACCAGCTTATTTATATTCCGCTTCCCAACGAGGCATCACGTTTGGACATTCTCAAGGCTACACTCAAGAACTCGCCTGTGTCGCCCAAGGTTGACCTTGGTTTCTTGGCCAAGCACACGCATGGCTTCTCTGGTGCCGATTTGGCGGAGGTGTGCCAGCGTGCTGCCAAGATTGCTATTCGCGAGTCTATTGAGGCTGACCGTCGTCGCGAACAAGAGCGCAAGGAGCGCGGCGATGATGTCAAGATGGAGGAAGaaggcgcagcgcaggaGTTAGAGGATGACCCTGTTCCTGAAATCACCTTGGCTCACTTTGAGGATTCGATGCGCTTCGCACGTCGTTCGGTCTCTGACGCTGACATTCGCCGTTACGAGATGTTTGCTTCAACTATGCAGCAGAGCCGGGGTACGATGGGTGCCTCTTTCCGGTTCCCTGAGGGTGGTATCGATGACTCTTCTCCGTCTGGTGCATCGACCCAGCAGGTAGCTACTGCTGCCCCTGGggctgcgcctgcaccGGCTGCATTCGGTAATGATGATGCCGATGATGACCTTTATGCGTAA
- a CDS encoding IKS protein kinase, whose protein sequence is MELILSPHDNENLQLVLRTRQHLVEYNSASHALILRSTQLPAPVMTNSVARAMSQEASLHSPAHSHVCPVCQRPWEKDFFPSSSMHTSSSWTNNENDLVHVAPHYFRLLSQVPLLGTTNSNVGSPPVCEEVNEGYYERFFVEIRQLGRGSRGTVYLCQHVLNGHELGMYAVKKVPVGNHDDTLSQSLGEVHLMEELIHPNVIHYKHAWVEMSQASPFTPRVPTLHVLMMAANGGSLADWISARSGDSKENSKSPTVKQTYVDRLKTEFRKRRHAKECGEPRGSTRTGIHFLREEEIVQLMIDITRGLDFLHNRGILHLDLKPGNVLLHWDDDALLPKALLSDFGSSLPVHENWLRKRTGHTGTLEYMAPETIVPHRGQLAELSSKADIWSLGILLYVLIFFELPYTQVDDVDLLQSEISAFHSLEDTIHCRRQSRRYSHVHPALGSLLNNMLQVYPPARPTCRDILTVLEHYPDAPTSALQVKQSSAVTILPALKISTYTRPSFAVKTSLHTPVLVLLVISIIYMQILLADHLGWIYGSQYHVWIRHVCTLLALAQLAWSVTSRPSMIGSIDRRWVFPSMILVILIMVYICTEI, encoded by the coding sequence ATGGAGCTAATCCTATCGCCGCACGATAATGAAAATCTCCAGCTCGTTCTTAGGACGAGACAGCATCTTGTCGAATATAATTCAGCTTCGCATGCATTGATCCTGAGGTCTACTCAACTACCTGCACCAGTGATGACAAATTCTGTGGCCCGAGCTATGTCGCAAGAGGCGTCATTGCATTCACCTGCGCACTCTCACGTATGCCCCGTGTGTCAAAGACCATGGGAAAAAGATTTCTTTCCATCTTCATCGATGCATACCAGCAGCAGTTGGACTAACAATGAGAATGATTTAGTACATGTGGCGCCACATTACTTCCGACTTCTATCCCAAGTACCTTTGCTTGGAACAACGAATTCGAATGTAGGCTCTCCTCCTGTATGCGAAGAAGTTAACGAGGGATATTATGAGCGCTTTTTTGTCGAAATTCGGCAGCTCGGTCGAGGCTCGCGAGGCACTGTGTACTTGTGCCAACATGTACTGAACGGGCATGAATTAGGTATGTATGCGGTCAAAAAGGTGCCTGTGGGTAACCATGACGATACTTTGTCTCAGTCTTTGGGCGAAGTACATTTAATGGAAGAGCTCATTCATCCAAACGTCATTCATTACAAACATGCATGGGTTGAAATGTCGCAAGCATCACCGTTTACGCCCCGTGTCCCAACTTTACATGTGCTTATGATGGCTGCGAACGGCGGTAGCCTAGCTGATTGGATATCGGCACGCTCAGGTGATTCAAAAGAGAACAGTAAGAGTCCAACGGTGAAGCAAACGTACGTGGACCGACTCAAGACCGAATTTCGTAAACGACGACATGCCAAGGAGTGTGGTGAGCCTAGGGGTAGCACCCGAACAGGTATTCATTTCTTGCGTGAAGAAGAGATTGTGCAGCTCATGATTGATATTACCCGTGGCTTAGACTTTCTTCACAATCGGGGGATATTGCATTTGGATCTCAAACCAGGGAACGTCTTGCTGCATTGGGATGACGATGCTCTGCTACCGAAGGCACTTTTGAGTGATTTCGGATCATCGCTACCCGTCCACGAAAACTGGTTGCGCAAACGGACTGGACACACTGGAACACTGGAATACATGGCACCAGAAACCATAGTGCCCCACCGTGGacagctcgccgagctATCTAGCAAGGCAGATATTTGGTCTCTTGGTATCTTGCTGTATGTTCTTATTTTTTTCGAGCTGCCATATACACAAGTCGACGATGTGGATTTGTTGCAGAGTGAAATTAGCGCGTTTCACTCTCTTGAAGACACTATTCATTGCCGAAGACAGTCTAGAAGATATTCGCACGTTCATCCAGCTCTTGGCTCCCTACTCAACAACATGCTCCAAGTATATCCCCCAGCCCGACCAACGTGCCGCGACATTCTAACTGTGCTGGAGCATTACCCTGATGCACCCACATCCGCCTTGCAGGTCAAGCAGTCATCCGCCGTAACCATCCTACCTGCACTTAAGATTTCAACTTACACCCGTCCCTCTTTCGCTGTAAAAACGTCTCTCCACACGCCCGTTCTTGTCCTGCTGGTTATTAGCATCATTTATATGCAAATTTTACTCGCCGATCATTTGGGCTGGATCTATGGGTCCCAATACCATGTTTGGATACGACACGTATGTACGCTGCTGGCTTTGGCCCAACTTGCTTGGAGCGTCACGTCTCGGCCTTCCATGATAGGCTCGATTGATAGACGGTGGGTCTTTCCTTCTATGATTCTTGTGATACTCATCATGGTCTATATTTGCACGGAAATATAA
- a CDS encoding BRCA1-associated protein, with the protein MFVLPKYHIHVSELALSPEEARLPSRPFEQVPSPAPFRTPIRTNRGLDLRLGPLEITYLYLHKMNESYVNIGTIQSRFEQISTFEVSSCDTHHKTDQGVVHVPFGIVHLFRVLDNAHDSQHSTKVVEADDATVDDESMGTILAMLNVPAPMNASALLQFLDSALEAIEQVRIIHQLGKNYLLVLIKFRDALDAEEFFKMYNGQPFDAFDTSDACELVYITGFTASAASSMPVPYPMSSALSPWPIILPSDTEKAPSLHNLQPHRLDSGLRKNAFELPTCPVCLDRLDSRLSGIVTVLCQHSFHCSCLQRWDDSRCPVCRHSYVRHVKGASADGSDASLLASHCGACQNDSDLWMCLICANVGCGRYTHGHARQHYEETGHLYSLEVETQRVWDYAGDGYVHRLIQSKSGGKLVELPSATNMAASVPGELWNPRYPSGSGFNREGNELQEGISNPTDQGQVEMLQEKMEAIGAEYSSMIMSQLDSQRVYYEGRLAQVKSQSVSQSEYEHACRERDQLREECNATKEHLDSMSQELSSTQSTIKRQDAQLRRALETVRMTRHELEEEKSVSSGLYSHVQQLQEGHSKLEAQVADLKEQLRDMMFFVSARDKIDQMDDSFGIAGGDVIVPSEPSEQRTRHNKKNGSSRR; encoded by the coding sequence ATGTTTGTACTTCCTAAGTACCATATACACGTATCTGAACTTGCACTATCACCGGAAGAAGCACGCTTACCATCTCGTCCATTTGAGCAAGTGCCATCACCAGCACCATTTCGCACACCTATTCGAACAAACCGAGGCTTGGATTTGAGATTAGGACCACTTGAAATTACCTATTTGTACTTGCACAAAATGAATGAATCCTATGTAAATATTGGCACGATCCAATCCAGGTTCGAACAGATAAGCACATTTGAAGTGTCGTCTTGCGATACGCATCACAAGACTGACCAAGGTGTTGTACATGTGCCATTTGGTATAGTACACCTCTTTCGTGTGTTAGATAATGCGCACGATTCACAACATTCTACCAAGGTGGTTGAAGCCGATGACGCGACGGTGGATGACGAAAGCATGGGGACAATACTCGCCATGCTCAATGTACCTGCGCCTATGAACGCTTCAGCACTACTCCAGTTCCTTGATTCCGCTCTCGAGGCAATCGAACAAGTACGCATTATACATCAATTGGGAAAGAATTATCTTCTTGTGCTCATCAAGTTTCGTGATGCTCTAGATGCGGAAGAATTCTTCAAGATGTATAATGGTCAGCCGTTTGATGCGTTTGATACATCAGACGCCTGTGAACTTGTTTATATTACAGGATTTACAGCATCAGCAGCTTCATCTATGCCTGTACCGTACCCTATGTCATCAGCATTGTCACCCTGGCCTATCATTTTACCGTCAGACACCGAAAAAGCACCATCACTTCACAATTTACAACCACATCGTTTAGATTCAGGACTACGAAAAAATGCATTTGAACTCCCTACTTGTCCTGTTTGTTTGGATCGACTTGATTCGCGCTTGTCTGGTATTGTGACCGTATTGTGTCAGCACTCATTTCATTGTTCTTGTTTGCAGCGCTGGGATGACAGCCGGTGTCCTGTGTGTCGGCACTCTTATGTTCGGCATGTCAAAGGTGCCTCAGCTGATGGTAgcgatgcatcgctgcTCGCGTCCCATTGTGGTGCGTGCCAAAACGATTCAGACTTGTGGATGTGCCTAATTTGTGCGAATGTGGGCTGTGGACGGTACACTCACGGTCATGCGCGTCAGCATTATGAAGAAACGGGACATCTGTACAGTCTTGAAGTCGAAACGCAACGTGTTTGGGATTATGCTGGCGATGGCTATGTCCATCGCTTGATTCAGAGCAAGTCCGGCGGAAAGCTTGTGGAACTCCCATCAGCTACAAATATGGCTGCTAGTGTGCCTGGGGAATTATGGAATCCTCGTTATCCCAGTGGATCTGGTTTCAATCGCGAGGGAAACGAATTGCAGGAGGGCATATCCAATCCGACGGATCAGGGTCAAGTGGAGATGCTACAGGAGAAGATGGAGGCCATTGGGGCTGAATATTCGAGCATGATCATGTCCCAACTAGATTCTCAGCGTGTATACTACGAGGGACGTTTGGCTCAAGTCAAGTCTCAAAGCGTGTCGCAATCTGAATATGAACACGCGTGTAGGGAAAGAGACCAGCTTCGTGAAGAGTGTAATGCAACCAAAGAGCATCTCGATTCTATGTCACAGGAACTATCCTCGACGCAATCCACTATAAAAAGACAAGATGCACAGCTTCGTCGAGCGTTGGAGACAGTCCGAATGACGCGACATGAGCTCGAGGAAGAAAAAAGTGTGTCAAGTGGCTTGTATTCTCATGTTCAACAACTGCAAGAAGGACACAGCAAACTAGAAGCACAAGTCGCAGACTTGAAAGAGCAATTACGCGACATGATGTTTTTTGTCAGTGCTCGAGACAAGATTGATCAAATGGACGATTCATTTGGCATAGCGGGTGGTGATGTGATTGTACCGAGTGAGCCTAGCGAGCAGCGTACGCGCCATAACAAGAAAAACGGGTCATCACGTCGTTAG